The window CACGCACGAGAGCCTGCGCGTCACGCTGACGGAACCGGTCGGCCTGGCGGAGGTGACGGTCGCCGGTCACCCGCTCGGGAGGATCGTCACCGTGCCCGACACGTCCCCGGACGTGCGGCAGTTCCTCTTCCAGCGGCTCACCACCGACACCGGCACGCTCATCCGTGCGTTCACCGCCCCCCGCCCGCTGACGCTGCTTCTCGACGCCCCCGGGCCCGTCACCCTCGACGACACCGAACACGCCCCCGGCGACCTCGTCGAGCTCGCCCCCGGACCCCACACGCTGCGTACCGACGCCGCCTGGGTCACCCTCACCGAGGAGGGCTTCGACCCCTCCCCCGCCTGGGAACCCACCGGGCCGCGCCTCTCCGCCGCGCCCACCGACCGCCTCCTCGTCACCGGCCGCGCCGCGAACCCGGGCCTGGAGGCCACCCTCGACGGCGTGCCCCTGGAACCCCGCACCGTCGACGCCGCCACCCAGGCCTTCCTCATCCCGGCGGGCGCGGCCGGCACCGTCACCCTCTCGTTCGCGGCCGACGGCCTCTACCGGGGGCTGCTCCTCGGCGGCGGGGCGCTCGCCCTGCTCACGGTGCTGGCGGCGGGGGCCGTCCTGGTTTTCACCCGCCGCCGGGAGGAGCCGCCCCGGGAGGAGGAGGCGTCGCGGAGCCTCGTGCTCCTCGGTGCGGCCACGGCGCTCCTCGTTGCGGGCTGGCCGGGTCTGCTCGCCGCCGCCGCCACCCTGGTGGTCCGCCGGATCACGGTCATCCCGGCGGGGCTGCTCGCGTTCAGCCTCGTCGGCGTGGCCGGGGCGTGGCTCGCGCGCGGGCCGTGGCCGGTGGCCGACTACGCCGGCGACTCCACCGCCCTGGCGCTCCTGCTCGTCGCCGCCCTCACCAGCCTCTTGCCCGGTTCCTCGAGGAAGACGTAGCTCGCGGCCGCCACCGGCAGCGTCAACCCGAGCGTGACCAGCAGCACGGGCCAGAAACCACCGGAGAACCACTCGATGCCCAGGAGCGGGAACGCCAGCGAGAGCATCGCCACGTGCCACAGGAAGATCGAGTAGGACCAGCGCCCCAGCGCCTGCATGAGCGGCGTGACCAGCCACCGGCCACCCCGCGCGCCGGGGTCGAGGGCCTCGGGGACGACGACCGCGAAGGCGAAGACCGTCCCCGCCACCACGCGACGGGCGAACTCCTCCGGCTCCGGGTGCGTCAGACCCACCGGCCCGAACCACTCCTGGCCCGCGATCCACGCCGCCGCCAGGGCCACCCACCACCAGACCCAGCGCGCTCCCAGCGCCCGGCGGAACCAGCCGGGGACGCGCCCCTCCACCTCTGCGGCGAGCAGCCCCACCGCGAACCACGCCGCATACGCCGGCGGCCAGATCTGCCGGTTCGGGATGCCCGCCGCCGCGTCCGGGCCGGCCGCCACCCAGGGCAGGAAGGCCCAGCCCAGGGACAGCACCGCCAGGCCCAGGACCACGCCGATGCGGCCACTCCGGGGCAGCCGTCCGACGGTCAGGGCCAGCAGCGGCAGGGCCAGGTAGAAGGCCACCTCGACGCTCAGCGACCACAGGTGCGTGAGCCCCGGGGCCAGGCCGTCCACGAAGTACACCTGCGTGAGCGTGAGGTTCGCCACGACCTGCTCCCCCGACATGGTCGACGCCTCCGGCAGCAGCAGGATCACCGCCACCACGCAGCCCAGGTAGGCGGGGAGGATACGCCCGGCGCGGTTGAGGAGGTACCGGGTGATCGTCGGCAAGCTCCTGTCGGAGTGGTGCCCCCGCCACAGCAGGAACGCCGACAGGGCGAAGAACACGGGGACGAAGAAGTCGAAGCGGGCGAGCAGCGACCCCCACGGCGAACGCGGGTCGACGCCCGTCTGGAAGGCGACGTGGGTGAGAATCACACCGAGGGCCGCCACCGCACGCAGCCCTTCCAGCCCCGGCAGGTGCCGCGGTTTGTAGTATGTACGGGGAACAGGCGAGCCGGACACCGGTTCACCTCCCATTTTGTCCACCACCACCACCAGACCTCACGTCGATGGGTGTCTGCCGGTGATCTTAAACGAAGAGGGTGGGCCCGTGTCCGAGGCCTTTCTGCGACGAACCCCGATCCGGCTGCTGCTGCTCGCGCTGCTGCTGTTCGTCGTCGCCGGGGTGGTCCCGCCCTTCATCATCGGGCAGATGCGGCCGATCGAGATCGGCATGACGGAGGAGTTCCGCACCCGCCCCGCCGCCACCATGGTGCACGGCGTCCCCACCGCCGACGGCAGCCCGCCGCGGGACAACCAGCACCGCCCCGAGTGCCGCGACGTGCCCCTCACCGAGATGCCGCCCTCCTGCTTCCTGGTCGTCCGGGAGTCGCAGCACACCCTCACCCTGACCACCAGCAGCGCCCCCAAGAAGGGCGAGGTCAACGTGGACGCCATCACGCAGGTGCAGATCTCCGGCCGGGTCGCCAGCGAGATCCACGACTCCGTCCGCCTCGACCGCCGCTCCAGCTACCCGGTCTCCGACCCGGTGAGCCACCTGCGGCACTCCATGCCCGAGAGGCGCAGCGGAGTCGGCGAGGAGGACTTCGTGCGCGAGGGGCTCCAGTACTTCTTCCCCATGCCCACCTCCCGCCAGTCCTACGCCTGGTACGACACCACCGCCCGCCGCCCCCTGTGGCTCGACTTCGTCGGGGAGACCGAACGAAACGGACTGGACACCTACGAGTTCCACCTCACCGAGACTGCCCTCGACCTGAGCGGGCAGATGTCCTCCCTCCTCGAGATGCGCGACGACGAGCAGGCCGTCCTCGACGAGCTCGCCGCGAGCGGTGTCGGCACCCCCTGGTTCGCCATCCGCCGCACCGTGTGGGTGGAGCCGCAGTCCGGTACCATCGTCGACCTCCACCTCGAACCGCACGTCTACTTCGCCCCGGACGCCGCCACGGCGGAGGCCCGCGCCTTCGACCTCGACCCGGACCACACGATCTACCACTCCACCCTCGACTGGGACGACGAGACACTCGCCCGCGTGCACGACCGTGCGCAGGGGACCGTGCAGAAGCTGCGGGTCCTGCAGGTCTTCGCCGTACTCACCAAGGCCCTCGCGCTGGTGGTGGCGCTGGCCGGCGTCGTGCTGCTGCTGCGTGAACGCCGGGGACGCCCGTGACACGGATCCGGTGGTCCCCCCTGTGGGCGGGGCTGCTGATCGTCGCCCTCCTGTGGCCGCTGGCCCTGCCCGGGGAACTGGCGCTGCGCGACATGCTCGTTCCCGACTCCCCCGCCCTGTCCGTCGGGGCGCTGGGCACGGGGGACCTCCCGGCCCGCAACGCCCCGCAGGACGGGTTCCTCGCCCTGGCGGGCACCGTGCTGCCCGCCTCGTGGGTCGCGCGTCTGATGCTCCTCGGCGCCGCGGTCGCCGGGGCCTGGGGCGCGGTGCTGCTGGCCCGCACCCGGCAGGCCGGGCAGGTGGCGACCCTCGCCGCCGTCACCCTCACCCTGTGGAACCCCGCCGTGGTGGAGCGGCTGCTGCAGGGCCACTGGTCACTCGTCATCGCCGCGTGGCTGCTGCCGCTCATCGCCGCCGCCGGTCTCACCGGACGCACGTACCTGCAGTGGGGGGCGGTGTGGGCCGCCTGCCTCACCCCCACCGGCGGGCTGTTCGCCCTGTTCACGGCCCTGGCCACCGCCCGGGGCCGCCACCTGCCGACCGCCCTGCTCGGCCTCGTCTGCTGCCTGCCCTGGCTGGTCCCGGGGCTGCTGCTCGCCGGCGGGGAGACCGGCGCGGCCTCCGTCGCGGCATTCGCCCCGCGCGCCGAGGGCTGGCCCGGCGGGTCCGCCGGCGCGGTGGTCTCGGTGCTGGGGCTGGGCGGCATCTGGAACGCCGACGCCGTCCCCCAGTCCCGCACCCTCGGCTTCGCCCTGGTCGGGGTCGTCCTCTTCATACTGCTGCTCACCCGAGTCCGGCACGTCCCGGTGCCGCTGCTCGTGCTCGCCGGCGTGGGGCTCGGCGGGGCGCTGCTGCCCGTTCTGCTCCCCACCCTCTGGACGGCCGCGCTGACCTCCCTGCCCGGCGCCGGTCTGCTGCGCGACGCCAGCAAGCTCACCCTCCTGGCGGTGCCCGCGTGGGTGGCCGCGGCGGCGTCGTTCCACCGCTGGACGGGCCTCCTCCTCGCCCTCGCCCTGCTGCAGGTCCCCGACGCCCCGCGCGCGCTCGCCCCGCTGGCCCCGCAGGAGATCCCCGTCGACGAGGCCCTCGTGGAGCGTGCGGCCGGGCGCGACGTCCTGCTCGTCGACGGCACCCCGCTCACCCTCCGCCCCGACGGCACGGTCATCGTCGAGCCCCTCACCAAGGTGCTGTCGACGGTGGAGTCCGGGGCCCTCGTCGTCGACGGGGTGCTGGTCGACCCGCCCTCCCCGCGGTGGACCGCCGCGATGTCCGCCTGGGAGGACCACGACCTCGGACGCCTCGCGGAGCTGGGGGTCGGCGTGGTCGTCGACGACGGTCAGATCACCGAGACCACCGCCCCGCCGCGGTCCCGCGCCCTCGGGCTCAGCCTGCTGGCGGTGTGGTTGACGGTCCCCCTGCTGGTGGCCGGTCTGCGTCTCCGACGAGGCCGTGCAGCAGCTCCTCGAAACGCGCACCCGTGAGCTCCCAGGAGTAGCCCGCCGCTCGCTCCCGGGCGGCGCTGCCGAGGCGGTGGGCGAGGGCGGCGTCGTCAAGCAGGCGGGTCGTGAGCACCGTCAGCGCGGAGGGCGTGTCCGCCAGCAGGCCGGTGACGCCGTCGACGATGGAGTCCCGCAGGCCACCGGCCGAGCGGTACCCGACCGTGGGCACCTCATGCTGCGCCGCCTCCATGACGGCCAGCCCCCACCCCTCCTTCCGGGAGGGCATGAGGTGGACGGCGGCGCGGGCCAGCAGGGCGTGCTTGTAGTCCTCGGTGACCTGGCCGTGGAAGACGACCCGGTCCGCCACGCCCCGCTTCCGGGCGTGCTCGTGCAGCTCATCGGCCCACCAGCCGGAACCGATGACGTCGAGCACCAGCTCCCGGTCCCGCAGCGCCGCGACGACGTCGATGGCGTGCTCCAGCTGCTTGTGCGGCACCAGGCGGCTGAGGGTCACCAGATAGGTCGTGCCCTCCGCGCTGCGCAGCTGCGGGACGTTCGCGGGGATCGGGTCGACCCCGTTGCCGATGATCGTGATGTCCTCCGCACTGACCCCCAGCCCCACCAGCTCATCGCGGGAGTTCTGCGACACCGTCACGTACGGCGCACCCCGGTACACGCGCGGCGCGACCTGCGACTCCAGGAACCACCCCACCCGCGACAACACGCGGCCCACGACCGGCCACTGCTCACGATGGCAGTGGTGGGTGAGCAGCACGGTGGGCACCCCCGCGACCAGCCGCGCGAAGAAGGGGATGCCGTTCTGCGTGTCCACCACGACGTCGATGTCCCCCAGCGTGCCCAGGCCCGCCCGCCCCAGCAGGATCCCGTACCACGCCCGCGGGTACACGCTGAACTTGCCGCCGCTGCGTGAGTACCGCACCCCGTCGCGGTGGCTGCGGCGTGGCGCATCCGTGTGCCCGGCCGTGCGGTACACCACCTCATGGCCCTGCCGCGCCAGATACTCACCGACGCGCTCCAGGTAGCGCTCCGACCCCCCTCCCTGCGGGTGGGTCGAATCGCGCCAGCACAACAGCAGAATCTTCATGGTCCCGACTAGCCTACAGGTGTGTTCCCCCGCACCCGCCGCTTCTCGACGCTCCCCCGCTCCTGGTCCCTCCTCCGCGCCATCCGCCACGAGCAGACCCGCCCGGAGCTGTTCTACCGCCCCCTCGCCGAGGACACCGCCGGGCTGCTCGAGGCCCTGCTTCTCGACGCCCGCGGCACCCCCCTCTCCGGCACCTCCGTCCTCGACGTCGGCGGCGGACCCGGCTACTTCGCCGCCGCCTTCGCGGACCGCGGCGCCTGGTACGTGCCCGTCGAACCCGACGTCGGCGAGATGGCGGCCGCCGGCATCAGCGTCCCCGGCTCCGTGCGTGGCGACGGCCAGGCGCTCCCCTTCCGCACCGGCCGGTTCGACGTGGTCTACTCCTCCAACGTCGCCGAGCACGTCCCCGCCCCGTGGACCATGGCCGACGAGATGCTGCGCGTCACCCGCCCCGGCGGGCTCATGGTGCTCAGCTACACCCTGTGGCTCGGACCCTTCGGCGGCCACGAGACCGGCCTGTGGGAGCACTACGTCGGTGGGGAGTTCGCGCGGCGTCGCTACGAGAGGCGCCACGGGCACCCGCCGAAGAACGTCTGGGGCGAGTCGCTGTTCAACGTGTCCTGCGCCGCCGGTCTGCGCTGGGCCTCCGCGGTGGAGGGTGCCGACCTGCTCCTGGCCTTCCCCCGCTACCACCCCTCGTGGGCGTGGTGGATGGTGCGGGTGCCGCTGCTGCGGGAGTTCCTCGTGTCGAACCTGGTGGTCGTGCTGCGGAAGCACTGACGGCGTTCCCCTTCCCCCCTCTTCCCTGACGTCGAGATCACATCGTCGAGAGGAGTCCCGCGGGGGTCCCGCACGTTCGAGAGGACTCTCCTCTCGAACATCCTCTCTCGGACTTACGGTGCGACCGGGGCAGAAAAAATCCCACCCCCCAGGGACTGAGTCAACCTGGAGGGTGGAAGTTCTGAGGGGAGACGAACTAGTTCTTGTTCGCCTCGATGCGCTCCTTGAGCTTGCCCAGCTGCTCGTGGACCTCGTTCGGGACACGCGGGCCGAGGAATGCCAGGTACTCCTCGTTGTCGGCGACGTCGCGCTCCCAGTCTGCGGCCGGCGCAGTCAGGGCCTCCTTGACGTCCTCGAGCGGGGTGTCCAGGCCGGTCAGGTCGAGGTCCTCGGCGCGGGCGGTGTGGCCCACGACGGTCTCCTCGGCGTCGACCTTGCCCTCGATGCGGTCAATGATCCACTTCAGGACACGGGAGTTGTCACCGAAGCCCGGCCACAGGAAGCGGCCGTCCTCGCCACGGCGGAACCAGTTGACCAGGAAGATGGCCGGCATACGGTCGCCGCCCTTCTTGCCCATGTCGATCCAGTGCTGCAGGTAGTCACCGGCGTTGTAGCCCATGAACGGCAGCATGGCCATCGGGTCGTGGCGCAGGGAGCCGACCTTCGCCTCAGCGGATGCGGCGGTCTGGCCGGAGGCCAGGGTCGCACCGATGAAGGTGCCGTGCTCCCAGTCGTAGGACTGGGTGACCAGCGGGACGGTGTCGGCACGACGGCCACCGAAGAGGATGGCGTCGATCTTGACGCCCTTCGGGTCGTTGAACTCCGGTGCGGCGACCGGGCACTGCTCGATGGCCACGCAGTAGCGGGAGTTCGGGTGTGCGGCGTTGGTGCCGGACTCCGGGGTCCAGTCGTTGCCCAGCCAGTCGATGAGGTGCTCCGGCTTCTCGCCGTCCATGCCCTCCCACCAGACGTCACCGTCGTCGGTCAGTGCGACGTTGGTGAACAGGGTGTTGCCCGGCTCCATGGTCTCCATGGCGATCGGGTTGGAGGCGTAGTTGGTGCCCGGTGCGACGCCGAAGAAGCCGTTCTCCGGGTTGACGGCGTAGAGGCCGTCCTCGCGCAGCTTGAGCCAGGCGATGTCGTCGCCGACGACCTCGGCGGTCCAGCCCTCGATGGTCGGGGTGATCATGGCGAGGTTGGTCTTGCCGCAGGCGGACGGGAAAGCTGCCGCGATGTGGTAGCTCTTGCCCTCCGGGGAGTTGAGCTTCAGGATGAGCATGTGCTCAGCCATCCAGCCCTCCTCCTTGGCCATGACGGAGGCGATGCGCAGGGCGTAGCACTTCTTGGCCAGGATGGCGTTGCCGCCGTAACCGGAGCCGTAGGACCAGATCTCCTTGGTCTCCGGGAACTGGGTGATGTACTTGGTGTCGTTGCACGGCCAGATGACGTCCTCCTGGCCCGGCTCCAGCGGGGCGCCGACGGAGTGGAGTGCGCGGACGAAATCGCCGTCGG of the Corynebacterium humireducens NBRC 106098 = DSM 45392 genome contains:
- a CDS encoding acyltransferase family protein, producing MGGEPVSGSPVPRTYYKPRHLPGLEGLRAVAALGVILTHVAFQTGVDPRSPWGSLLARFDFFVPVFFALSAFLLWRGHHSDRSLPTITRYLLNRAGRILPAYLGCVVAVILLLPEASTMSGEQVVANLTLTQVYFVDGLAPGLTHLWSLSVEVAFYLALPLLALTVGRLPRSGRIGVVLGLAVLSLGWAFLPWVAAGPDAAAGIPNRQIWPPAYAAWFAVGLLAAEVEGRVPGWFRRALGARWVWWWVALAAAWIAGQEWFGPVGLTHPEPEEFARRVVAGTVFAFAVVVPEALDPGARGGRWLVTPLMQALGRWSYSIFLWHVAMLSLAFPLLGIEWFSGGFWPVLLVTLGLTLPVAAASYVFLEEPGKRLVRAATSRSARAVESPA
- a CDS encoding porin PorA family protein, with protein sequence MSEAFLRRTPIRLLLLALLLFVVAGVVPPFIIGQMRPIEIGMTEEFRTRPAATMVHGVPTADGSPPRDNQHRPECRDVPLTEMPPSCFLVVRESQHTLTLTTSSAPKKGEVNVDAITQVQISGRVASEIHDSVRLDRRSSYPVSDPVSHLRHSMPERRSGVGEEDFVREGLQYFFPMPTSRQSYAWYDTTARRPLWLDFVGETERNGLDTYEFHLTETALDLSGQMSSLLEMRDDEQAVLDELAASGVGTPWFAIRRTVWVEPQSGTIVDLHLEPHVYFAPDAATAEARAFDLDPDHTIYHSTLDWDDETLARVHDRAQGTVQKLRVLQVFAVLTKALALVVALAGVVLLLRERRGRP
- a CDS encoding glycosyltransferase family 4 protein; protein product: MKILLLCWRDSTHPQGGGSERYLERVGEYLARQGHEVVYRTAGHTDAPRRSHRDGVRYSRSGGKFSVYPRAWYGILLGRAGLGTLGDIDVVVDTQNGIPFFARLVAGVPTVLLTHHCHREQWPVVGRVLSRVGWFLESQVAPRVYRGAPYVTVSQNSRDELVGLGVSAEDITIIGNGVDPIPANVPQLRSAEGTTYLVTLSRLVPHKQLEHAIDVVAALRDRELVLDVIGSGWWADELHEHARKRGVADRVVFHGQVTEDYKHALLARAAVHLMPSRKEGWGLAVMEAAQHEVPTVGYRSAGGLRDSIVDGVTGLLADTPSALTVLTTRLLDDAALAHRLGSAARERAAGYSWELTGARFEELLHGLVGDADRPPAGGPSTTPPAG
- a CDS encoding class I SAM-dependent methyltransferase, yielding MFPRTRRFSTLPRSWSLLRAIRHEQTRPELFYRPLAEDTAGLLEALLLDARGTPLSGTSVLDVGGGPGYFAAAFADRGAWYVPVEPDVGEMAAAGISVPGSVRGDGQALPFRTGRFDVVYSSNVAEHVPAPWTMADEMLRVTRPGGLMVLSYTLWLGPFGGHETGLWEHYVGGEFARRRYERRHGHPPKNVWGESLFNVSCAAGLRWASAVEGADLLLAFPRYHPSWAWWMVRVPLLREFLVSNLVVVLRKH
- a CDS encoding phosphoenolpyruvate carboxykinase (GTP), whose amino-acid sequence is MTTAIKGLVGPAPTDNEKLLTWIAEAVELMQPEKVVFADGSQEEWDRLSAELVEAGTFIRLNEEKRPNSFLARSNPDDVARVESRTFICSEKEEDAGPTNNWADPVEMKKEMTEVYRGSMKGRTMYVVPFCMGPITDPEPKLGVQLTDSAYVVLSMRIMTRMGSEALEKIGTDGDFVRALHSVGAPLEPGQEDVIWPCNDTKYITQFPETKEIWSYGSGYGGNAILAKKCYALRIASVMAKEEGWMAEHMLILKLNSPEGKSYHIAAAFPSACGKTNLAMITPTIEGWTAEVVGDDIAWLKLREDGLYAVNPENGFFGVAPGTNYASNPIAMETMEPGNTLFTNVALTDDGDVWWEGMDGEKPEHLIDWLGNDWTPESGTNAAHPNSRYCVAIEQCPVAAPEFNDPKGVKIDAILFGGRRADTVPLVTQSYDWEHGTFIGATLASGQTAASAEAKVGSLRHDPMAMLPFMGYNAGDYLQHWIDMGKKGGDRMPAIFLVNWFRRGEDGRFLWPGFGDNSRVLKWIIDRIEGKVDAEETVVGHTARAEDLDLTGLDTPLEDVKEALTAPAADWERDVADNEEYLAFLGPRVPNEVHEQLGKLKERIEANKN